The genomic window TTGGCAAGCTTTCCGAAGATGCTGCCGCCTCCAGGGTGCGACAAAATGAAGAGTGCAAACTACAAAGGTATATATGCATTACCAGACACTTTCCTGTTTTCCCACCCGCCGCAATGACGGCAGGCCCTAAAACATCGTGCCACATTGATCAGGAATCTCACGCAAGCAAGAACGGAGGAAAACAATTCCCAGTAGCAAATGTAGCCCCAATAGATTACAGCAGGCCCTAATCCGAACCCCTGATAATCTTAACAATGGAATGTTTCcacctgcacacacacacacacacacacagagagagagagagagagattcagaTCCAAGGACCTGGTGGTTCAACCCCCCCTTTTAAAGCATTTATACATTAACGACCTTTTTTCAAACCATGAAAAAATTGGCGTATTTGGGGCATTAAGTAGACCTACTGCTTTTATGCATGGTAAGGGAGGTCGCCCTGTTCCAAACTCAAGGCGTCCTGTCATCAGCTCGGCAGCCGGCTCCATCAGATGAGCTGCAGAGGGAGAGTCCTGTGCTAACAAAATGTTCTTTATTCACTGAAAGTGCATGGGAGCAAATGCATGGAAAGATGCACTGAGAAGCACCGAAGATACTCAACAACACCATCAATAACACTGTACAGAGTCCGATGCGGACCTCGTAgagtggttttctttttttctgatgTCGTCATACGAGCAACACCTTTTAAATGAATTACTGGCATGAACAGATGACATGGTAACACCAACCGCAACAAGACGGTTAGATATAGACATATCATGACATTAATAACCAAAAGTAATTGGTCTAAATAACAGAAAACAACCAACGAAACCATAAATAGCTCCCTTGCCAACCATGCTTTGATCAAAACTGGCGCCGATAATGCCCGTGGGTGTATGCACAAGGCATATTTTGGACACAGTAACGGACCTAGagaagtgaacttgcaaaagTTGCCTCAAGACACCCTTCTTCGCGAGTCCTGGAATTTTCATTGCCCAATCGTCTCTGTCACTGGATAGGCAGGTTTCTGTTGCAAATATCCCATATCTGGATGCCTCAGGCGGGCATAGAATTTCATAGATATAGAAGAAGACATGGTAGGAACCGCAGATGGAATTTACATTACTTTCACCATAAAGAGAGAATCTCACGCAATCGGCTCAATTGTGATGATGGGCAGGCACCCATGTTGAAAGAGCTTGAACTACCCTTCCCTTCCATCCTTGCAGCAACCATTTAGAGTCTTCATCGATCACAAAATCTTTATGATATATTTCCTTCACCCTCTGCCTTATGGTGGACACTATTTCTTGATTCAAAGGAAGTTGCACAAGGCCAGCACGACGATTCCGGACCTGCCACTGTTTGTATGTCTCTGGCCTCTCAACCCTCTCCGAGCCCTCACAAGCAACAACGTTCAAAACCTCTCGACCAAACAACTCTCTTTCCATAAGTATCCTCTCTGGATGATCACGAGGTACATTTGTCTCAAGCATATCAAACAGCGCTGAGAAGTGGAACAAAGCCTCCCGAAAACGCGTGATGAAGAAGGGAGCAGAGTATGCTCCATTTACTATCCCCAGAACAAAAATTTTCGGATTCAACTTACAGATCTTATTCAGCACAATGTCCCTTGGGCAGTCGACCACAACTGTCTCATCGAATAGGTTCCTCATCCTATATAAGCAATTAACAACCAACATTTCATCCTTATCCAAGTTCAAATCCTCAATCTTAATATTCTCCCACTTGGCAGCTATTGCTTTGTACTCAAATGGGACATTGAACATCCGAGCATACTCTGATAACCGTTGTCCAGTCTCCTCAATTCTCTCGGCAGGTTTAAACCCTGGCTGAGGAAAATCAATCCCTGTTATGCGGAGTTTTGGAGGACCACCGGGTCTTCCTGAAAGACGCTGGATAAAGCTTGGCCACTGGAAACCATACAGTATACCAAAATCAATGATATGCAGCCTGGTTGCTTTCTCAGCCACATTCATGATGGTTTGATTTGCAAAGTAAAGAGAAAGCTTCTTAAAAGGACAAGCAGCTAAGTACAGTTGGTATGCCTTTAAGATGCTTGCAGCTGAAGTTCTTTTAGTCGAGAGAGCAGAATAAATCTGGCTCCCTGTGCCAGATAAGCGTGATTCCACAGCCTCTGCAAAGCAGTGTGCTAGTCGCTGTGTACCATCGCCACACGAGGACGAGTGTTGACGGATTTGCTTTAAAAGCTCGTTTGCACTCCGATAGTCATCCGTTGCTATAGATTGAGCACAGTGAATAAGGATAGCCCTCAAATCCACAACCTCCCTCTTACCCTGCTTCTTGTTACGAGACTTTGTGCCATTAGATCCTTTTGAAGACCCATTCTGCATATTTTTGCTGTTGATATTCTCCATGGTCTCTCGAAGATTAGTTGCCGAGTCATAACAATTTGCTCCTTTGCATAGCAAAACCTGATCGAATATTTCCGATCGAATGGTATCAGACGAAGAGCTGATGGCTGAGTGTTTGCTGCACCTCCATCCCTCTAGCTCCTCATCTTCCCAATGCGGATTCTTATGTCTCCTCACACCATTTTGACCATTAGCTTCTTCTAGATGTTTCATAGCCAAGGATTCTCTTTCATCCTCCCCTTTGACATCGTTATTATCAGCAACCAACCTTGGATCTTGCAGTAGCTTCTTACTTGCTAGATCAAGCACCAAATTGCCATTCGGCAGAATCCCATTTGCTTCCTTTTTGGGGTCCCTACCCTGATTATTTTCTAGGCCAAATACAAAACCATTCGAAAGAAACTTAATCCCTTGCTTCTTCAATCCCTGTGATGAACCATTCTTCAGGTTAACAGCCAAGCTACCGTTGGGAACAGGACTTGCCCCAACATTTGACTTTTGGAGTAAACCATTTCCTTCTAGGTCAATTACAAAATTACCATTGGGGAGAAAGTTATTTACAGCCTGCTTTGATGCTTGTGGTAAACCATTCATTTGTAGATCAAATAACAGGCCACCATTTGGAAGGAATTTTTTTGCTTCctccattccttttttaaacTGCAAAACATGTGAATCATCACAAAGTACATCAGGAAGCACAAAGTCATCTACTGAAACCTCGTCATGGTTTTCTGCAGCATAAATATTTCCACTCAAAGGACAGCTTGAGTAATTGATAGGCAACGTCGAAACAGGGGAGACCAGCTCATTTTGGTTGCAACACTCAAAATGCTCAGAACACCAATTTGAGTCACACCCATTGTTACCACAGCCACTAGTCTGACTGCCACAATTCTGGCTATTATTGCTATCACCTGTACAAGCGCTAGCGTTATCTGGGCTCTCAGGGTTGTCACCGCCATAAAACTGCTGATGACCTGGTGATGGAGGATACTTTTCACCAAGTATATCATAGAAAGGTTTCTCGGTCGCTTGAAGAGCTGAACACTCCTGATACATGCAAGTCTTCCCTTCCATATCCTCATCCATAAGCATCTGACTAATATAGTTCAGAAGCATATCAGACATAATTTCACAGTGCTCAGGACATTCCCCATTTGCTGAAACAACAGTTGCATCAGGGAATGGAGGAGAAGGGAGTGGAGGCAGAGGCGGAGGCAGGCCAGGCAGAAGTAGTGGAATATCTTGGAAAGGTTCATCTACTTTAAATCCATTGAGGAACGCCGACAGGTCCTCCAGGCTCGGATCCATAAACATTGCAACTTTGCAACCTCGGATAGAATCAATCAACGTAATCTAGATCGATTCAAGCTGGACAAGTGGTATTTTCTAGGACATAGATCGTACGCTTCCAGACACCTTAAACATGGGAGCAAGAGGAGGCATATTAGCATATCCGTGTGATGCACTTTACACAGAAATCATGAGACAAACAGAAGTAGATCAAGCAATTAGaatgcaaagaaaaaacaagggaGACGACAGACAACAATTTCTGCACTTATTTTCACCATTTTCACCCTAATCTTCGAGATACAGCTCATGACCATCGGTGAACAAGGTAACAGATGCTTAAAACAAACACGCTCCCAACCCTAAAATGAAACCCCAAATCTAGAATTTTACACTAAAACCTTGCATAGTCACATCCAAAAGCTCCTTCGGTCCAAAGGATCAGAACCCACAGGGACAAAGAAATTATAAAGCTAATCCAAAGGGagtgaaaggagaaaaacacTTCCAGCCGCCTGGTCAAAACCCccaaaactgaaaatttataGCAATAAGTAATAACCGTTCATTTTCACATAAAAGAGCTCATTTAGTCGAAAAGATCAGAACCCGCAGGAAGCAACAAACTATAAAGCTAATCCAAAGGAGAAAGGGTGGTGATGGGGTGGGGGAAGGACACCTCGCCACCTCGGTCCCTGTAGATGCCTACTCCTACACCAGATTTGCTTCACTTTGACCTCCATATTCCGATGAAACTTcgtaaaattcattttccttgaCACGCACAAAACCTAGACCAAGAACTCAATTCCTGTAGCACCGAGAAATctaaaagtaaaaacaaaaaatagcctacaaaaaaaaagaaaaaaaaacaaatattgacATATTATTAATCTCTCCATGTAGAGGGAAGCTCCTTCTTACAAGTATATTCAACAGaaaaaagcaacagaaaatagaaaaaaatgaccTCCATCTTTGTTCAGTTATCAAACAAAGTGATTCAACCTTGACACCATTATCTCTATGTTCATCACACCATACACAGACAAAGCACAACATCATCATATATATGCGGAAAAAAATCACCAATAAACCGTGAGAACGTGACTGAAAAAGATCCAAAATATAGCACTTCGTGAAAACCGACGACATAAATCACTGACTCGTCATGGAAAAAAAgtagaaatagaaaagaaaattttcctaaTAAGAGCAAGCAAAATCCCAGCATATTGGGggggtgggggagagagagaaccttgcCGCGAGGACGAGACCGCCAGACACACGGAGCGAAAGAACGAGAGAAAgtggagagagaagagaggccAAAGACTAAAAAGGCAGAGTGCCGAGTGCCCCCATTATAAAAACGAGGAGACGGGAAACGACACAGAGATGACAGGCCGGAGCACGCACCTGCCGTCCGATCGTCCAGCTAGGACTGCCCACCGGCTATCGCCGGTCTCTCCCGCCCGAGTTCACCGCTGACTCGCCTTCCAATCGCCGATCGGCGTCGCAGTCCCGACCCCAATTCCTCGGGTCCACGCGCTCCCTTCCCCCCTCGATTTGCTCTCCATGACAAAAAAGCCCTCGCTCTTGCGTCCCGCTTGCGGGCCTCCGCCCGTGATATTGCGGGCGAAGCGAAGGGCATCCGTGGGGAAAGAGCGGACTGATCTCAGACCGTACACCTGTCAAGATCCATGGTCGGCAATACGATCCAGGGGATCAGATTGGGTAAGAAGGAAGCGAACTTCTCTCTCTAACCGCACGGTCGTGGAGGAAAGGCCGTGGTTGCTGCTTTCACCCACTTATTATCAATCTCGGCGTCATTCCAAActtgtcatattttttttttttttaatcttcccTATTTACTTTTCCTTAATCACCAATTTTTGACTAATTGAGTTGTTGACGACTTCCTTCCGTTGAACGTGGAAAGTGGTGATCCCTTCCAACTTCTTATTCCTTACACAtacacgatatatatatatatatatatatatatatatatatatatatatatatatatatatatatatatatatatatatatatatatatatatatatagagagagagagagagagagagagagagagatgtataaTTGCATACAATCTGATTTATATTCGGGATTCTTTGTTGCGAGTACATAGCCTTCAATGATCTTACTGCACCCATGTGTTAGAGTCAATTAATTAAGTCGAAGAAGGCTGAACCAATCTGACAACCGAAGAGAGTGGACGGTGAAGTTTCATCACGTCTAGCAAATTCAACTGAATTACAGCGCAGGTTCTCACAAACTGACCACACCGATAGGGTGGGGTGGCACTGaccaaatttatatatttaagagCAGTAacaagtaacaaaaattgacaACTTAAGTTCGTCATGTCATAAAATTGGATATTCacgtaactttttttttttacttataacTTTGGATAGTCGACGATATTTGAGGGGTCCAACTATTTAAAAATTAGTTGGGATGTGATTAAAAACTGGAACGATTTGGATGGCCAAATTTAAGTACGGCATTCTTGTTATTTATTATtagtctgaatttttttctctcagTTTTTCTCGAATCGGAAAAAATCAAGGGCTGTGATTTACATTTTACATACCAGACGAATAAGAAACAATCTTAGCCATTGAGTTTTTTCAAGTCtgcattttttcattctttgctGACCCCAGCCCGGGCTGGCTTTTTGGGAAGCCCGTTCCCAGCGCGCTCACGGCCCGGCTGCCCTGCCAGCAGTAGTGAGAATTCTCTtgagataaaatgaaaaaaaaaaaaatgtgttcatcAGCCAACTAATACCAACATATTTCTGGTTTGATGGTAATATTCGggcaaatgttttcaaatgtataaaggttgaaaaaaaaaaagaaaacttcgAATCAAATTTTAGAAGAGTTTTAACGGGTCTGATGAGAATATAAGGCATTAACAGTATGCCAAAATTCCATGTAAGACTTTGTTCCCTAATTGCTTCTAAATCTTTACGCGGGCAAACCATTTTATCAATTAATACAGTCAAgaaaattctgtttttttttttttattcacttAAAAGACGATGAATGCAATCGTATTCGTAGTCCTAAAATTTAAACTCACTCTCCCGGAGCGCCGTGTATTATGGTTCCATTGGTATCTCCTGTGAGTCCAAATGGACATGCTCTGGATGCCCtaaaatggaatatatatatataggcttaCGTAGGACACAGTTCCCTCATGCAGCACTACATCCGTCCCTGGCCCACATGAGACCATCTGGAGTTTAGAGTTATCTTCAAGATCAGGGGATGGATCTTTAtctttcttaattaattttatcGGCTAAAAATATTTATTGTGGCGTATGATATACAGACTAGAAATAGAGGAATAATATGCGTCTATTCGAATTGGATTcacaaaaatttcttgaaaGAGTGCAGTGCAGTATAGTTGGTCGGGCTGGCAAACAAACATGCAAAATGCAAGTTGTCAATTCAATTCTCATAAACAATATTTCTCTAATTAATTCTACGGGGTAAGGTGCGACACTAAGGTTGTAATATTCACATACTCAGACCCCAACGTAACCATAAACTCGGACGGCATGGAGAATTTCCGCTCCATCTATTTCTACTTTTCTCCTTGCCTTTACTCAGACGCGTGTGCAGACTGATGCACTACATGCAACACATGTGGGGGTTGATAAAATTTAACTATTGaaatatgcaaatgaaaaaaaaaaaaaaaaggaagaagcactTCATATATACACGGGTTTCATATAGAAAGTTAGGTGAGTTGACTTAAAATTAACAGGTTGGAAGTTGTGTATAATTCAATGTCGCCATAAcgtctgatatatatatatttatcccAACTCATTCATGATGACAGTTCAAATAATAGAGATTTATGgttgagagaagaaaagaaaaaaaaaatatgtaaactaattttaaataacaaaaatgctcatcaattttttctttttatttttcttttaattgttcaGATGGTTTAGAAAATCATCATGAATAAGTTGTCATTGTAGATATctaaagtcaccattcaattttcttatatatatatatataaaactagtAATCGTTGTTAAACAGAGCTAGTAGGCATGTGCGTCCTAGTAATGAgtcttattttatataaaaaaaaaagttgatggtTTTACTCATGATTAAAGACAAATTAAAAACagttaaaataataagaaaaaatgattaaatcgatgattatatttatatatatatatatattatgtgatTATGAAATCAAAGCTCCATGAGGGCGCTCGGTATATTTTTTTATGGCTGACTTGAAGACTTTAATTGTGAAACAGGCATTGGATTTATAccaaaatttaattatttttaatattttctacaAATTTGAGTCATCAATAGATTCAACAGTGTGACGTACACGGAGGTAGacgaaaaatttcaaaagagcTTTAATAAAAGCTTTTCACGGGAAAACAAGGCAATCTAACTCCggcttctctctcttaaacatTAAACAATGCTGCGGACATTTTTTAGGTTTAATACTCTCTCTCTAGTCTTTAGTACCCACCTGATGCACCAGTTTTTGTCATAAAATGTTGGCAACAATTAAATTCTATTAATTGTTTCGCGTTGAAAGTTGATTTAATAAATACCTTTGAGTAATTTCTTAATAAATGGATGTTTCATTTTTACAGATAGGGGCTAAACTTAATGAGgcactagaaaaaaaaaaaaaaaaaagaaaaccttctgCTCACTGACAGTAAAAAACTGTCGGTAAAATGGTGAAAACTATCAGTTTTAATTTTGCTACGGCAGTAACACCCCATCAGTATAAACAACTTCGCTACGGCTAGACAATCCCTCAGCCAAAATTTATTTGTACCGACGGAGCCGTCAGTAAAAGTTTAACCTTCACCAACAGCATCTTCTTCGTCACTAAGAATTCACTACTTAGCGAGGAAAATACCGTCAATAACAAGGCAACATTTACTAACAACGTAAGAGACCGTCAATAAATGTTTACATAATTACCGACGATGCCATCGATAAGTAGCTTTATACCAGCAAGCGTCTCCCGTAAACGAGTGATACTCATCACCGGCGATTCCTTTATACTAAActttactattattttttttatattacatTATACTCTATGGatattatattaaaatttatatgttttaataGGTAGGTGcatatttataatataatagggcattttgtattgttttaagGTATAGCCACCCTAAAAAGGTCATGATACACACACTTATGTATAAGTATCCAAATATGCTGGGTGCTGGATAGCTAAACTGAAAAATTCTGGCAGCATAATAAACTGTTGCAAAAAACACCATAAGCCATTGTGCTACCAAAAACCATTATGACAACTGTTTTCTAGTGTTGAAgcttaatttttaatcatctaGCAGCATGTGAACTCCGGTATCAATGTATGTAAGCTCTTGAAACATGTACATTATAAAAACAACTATAACAGTGCCGTCAAATAAAATACACTCAGCTTATACATCACgtcaattctttttctttttcaaaaaaaaaaagaaaagaaaaatgttggagATACACTTATGAACATTTACATGCTTGCTTGCTTATTATGGGAGATTCAACAATATGTACTGATATTATTGAAGCTGTAAAAGCTCAAGGGGTTACATGCATCTAAAATACTGCAAAAATAACATATCATAAATAGCTGATTTTCGACGTGAGAAGCGAACTGTTTGAGAACTGCTTTATAGCGTCCTTTTCCGTGTCCGCGTGGGTTTCGAACTGGAGACCTTTTGACCAAGGTTGTGAAGTGGTGTTCCCAAAAGCAAAATTTTCCGATACCAAATTGTTGCTTTGTTGGTCGTCCGCTGGCGAAGATGTCGCCATTGACAGAGACTCCATACCAACTTCAGTGGTTCAAGATTCTTTTCTAAACATGAAGAAAGCAACTTCCGGTGGACATTTTCCACCCGAAAGGTTTCGATATAAATCGGTAACGTGCACCAAGTGAAGCCATCATGTCAACACCcggaaattttaaaatgaaaatgcgGAATGCACTCGACAGTGGAAACTGATTATTATAGTC from Nymphaea colorata isolate Beijing-Zhang1983 chromosome 6, ASM883128v2, whole genome shotgun sequence includes these protein-coding regions:
- the LOC116255738 gene encoding scarecrow-like protein 33 produces the protein MFMDPSLEDLSAFLNGFKVDEPFQDIPLLLPGLPPPLPPLPSPPFPDATVVSANGECPEHCEIMSDMLLNYISQMLMDEDMEGKTCMYQECSALQATEKPFYDILGEKYPPSPGHQQFYGGDNPESPDNASACTGDSNNSQNCGSQTSGCGNNGCDSNWCSEHFECCNQNELVSPVSTLPINYSSCPLSGNIYAAENHDEVSVDDFVLPDVLCDDSHVLQFKKGMEEAKKFLPNGGLLFDLQMNGLPQASKQAVNNFLPNGNFVIDLEGNGLLQKSNVGASPVPNGSLAVNLKNGSSQGLKKQGIKFLSNGFVFGLENNQGRDPKKEANGILPNGNLVLDLASKKLLQDPRLVADNNDVKGEDERESLAMKHLEEANGQNGVRRHKNPHWEDEELEGWRCSKHSAISSSSDTIRSEIFDQVLLCKGANCYDSATNLRETMENINSKNMQNGSSKGSNGTKSRNKKQGKREVVDLRAILIHCAQSIATDDYRSANELLKQIRQHSSSCGDGTQRLAHCFAEAVESRLSGTGSQIYSALSTKRTSAASILKAYQLYLAACPFKKLSLYFANQTIMNVAEKATRLHIIDFGILYGFQWPSFIQRLSGRPGGPPKLRITGIDFPQPGFKPAERIEETGQRLSEYARMFNVPFEYKAIAAKWENIKIEDLNLDKDEMLVVNCLYRMRNLFDETVVVDCPRDIVLNKICKLNPKIFVLGIVNGAYSAPFFITRFREALFHFSALFDMLETNVPRDHPERILMERELFGREVLNVVACEGSERVERPETYKQWQVRNRRAGLVQLPLNQEIVSTIRQRVKEIYHKDFVIDEDSKWLLQGWKGRVVQALSTWVPAHHHN